The Microbacterium sp. LWO12-1.2 genome includes a window with the following:
- a CDS encoding alpha/beta hydrolase-fold protein: MPYDFRGGRGVRALVSLAAATTLITAGWAGAHASGQEATAAPAPVSASARTAVVADEPDPFIRDVKTWMMTSEDDRTYKISVALPAGYSESGSAYRVLYVTDANAEFGIAVETARLNAPGTVVVGIGYDNPGQGFAASGVPRTLDLTPTDIGVATPSGGAPEFLSFLRDELVPRIEGDFHVDAGDRALMGHSFGGLFATYTLLHNEGLFQRFVIASPSLWWDEHTILDAENEYAAEHDALDARVFLSVGSLEETTTGFPMTSDMTSFATTLADRGYAGLELGGHVFEDETHLSVIGASFSRGLRFIYAAPGTTVPGTELPSVPAMAAPQVGSHPADVQVDEGGDASFAAAATGVPAPTVQWQSRLSSSADWVAIPDATGTAYVVTGARVSATGTQYRAVFRNAAGEAITDAATLTVASTGEEPGQGGPSDDDLTEEARGTVTVPDSLVRGETAVVTVGSEYVGQRVYVYLFSTPVALGERTVSAEGTVTVMISEDATLGAHRIAVYGGDGALLGWDTTTIVARSAGEGAAASAHLPDTGAEIDVVLVAGALLLLGAGVGLVVKARARRT, encoded by the coding sequence ATGCCGTATGACTTTCGGGGAGGGCGCGGCGTCAGGGCCCTCGTCTCTCTCGCCGCAGCCACGACGCTGATCACGGCCGGTTGGGCCGGCGCCCACGCGAGCGGGCAGGAGGCCACTGCGGCGCCTGCACCGGTCTCTGCATCCGCTCGCACTGCCGTCGTCGCGGATGAGCCTGACCCGTTCATCCGCGACGTGAAGACGTGGATGATGACCTCGGAGGATGACCGCACCTACAAGATCTCGGTGGCGCTCCCCGCCGGCTACAGCGAGAGCGGGTCGGCGTACCGTGTGCTCTATGTCACCGACGCCAACGCCGAGTTCGGAATCGCGGTCGAGACGGCACGGCTGAATGCCCCCGGCACGGTCGTGGTCGGCATCGGGTATGACAACCCCGGTCAGGGTTTCGCGGCCTCTGGCGTTCCTCGCACCCTCGATCTGACTCCGACCGACATCGGCGTGGCGACTCCCTCCGGCGGGGCACCGGAGTTCCTCTCGTTCCTCCGAGACGAACTGGTGCCGCGGATCGAAGGGGACTTCCACGTCGATGCGGGCGATCGTGCGCTCATGGGCCACTCCTTCGGCGGTCTTTTCGCGACCTACACGCTGCTGCACAACGAGGGACTGTTCCAGCGTTTCGTGATCGCGAGTCCGTCGCTCTGGTGGGATGAGCACACGATCCTCGATGCCGAGAACGAGTACGCTGCCGAGCACGACGCACTCGACGCGCGCGTGTTCCTCTCGGTCGGATCGCTGGAGGAGACCACCACCGGTTTTCCGATGACGAGTGACATGACGAGCTTCGCGACGACGCTGGCGGATCGCGGCTACGCAGGGCTGGAGCTCGGCGGGCACGTGTTCGAGGACGAGACGCATCTGTCGGTGATCGGAGCATCCTTCAGTCGCGGGCTGCGGTTCATCTACGCCGCGCCCGGCACGACGGTCCCTGGCACAGAGCTGCCTTCGGTGCCGGCGATGGCGGCGCCGCAGGTCGGATCGCACCCGGCCGATGTGCAGGTGGATGAGGGAGGGGATGCGAGCTTCGCCGCGGCTGCGACGGGCGTTCCCGCTCCCACCGTGCAGTGGCAATCCCGGCTTTCGAGCTCCGCGGACTGGGTTGCGATCCCGGATGCGACGGGCACGGCCTATGTCGTGACCGGCGCGCGAGTGTCGGCGACCGGCACGCAATACCGAGCGGTGTTCCGGAACGCCGCCGGCGAAGCGATCACGGATGCCGCGACCCTCACCGTCGCATCGACGGGGGAGGAGCCTGGACAAGGAGGCCCGTCCGACGATGACCTGACAGAAGAAGCTCGCGGAACCGTGACCGTTCCCGACTCCCTCGTGCGGGGGGAGACTGCTGTCGTCACGGTCGGGAGCGAGTATGTCGGACAGCGAGTGTACGTGTATCTGTTCTCCACCCCGGTCGCACTCGGAGAGCGCACCGTCTCGGCCGAAGGCACCGTCACTGTCATGATCTCGGAGGACGCCACGCTCGGCGCGCACCGGATCGCCGTCTATGGGGGCGATGGTGCGCTCCTCGGCTGGGACACCACCACCATCGTCGCCCGGTCCGCAGGGGAAGGGGCGGCGGCGTCCGCGCACTTGCCGGACACGGGCGCCGAGATCGACGTGGTGCTCGTCGCCGGAGCGCTGCTGCTGCTCGGTGCGGGTGTCGGGCTGGTGGTGAAGGCTCGCGCGCGCCGCACCTGA